TTGAACGAGACCATCCGGCTCGTCGTTGCGACGTACGTTGAAAAACTGAAGAGCTATCGCATCACTCTGACGCTGCCGGTGTTGAATCCCGCGGCGAATATTTTTTTTCTCGTCGCGGGAGAGAGCAAGGCGGCGGTACTGAGAGACGTGCTGCAGCGATCGAAGGACCTGCCCGCGCAGCGGATCGCTCCTCAGAATGGACGGCTGGTTTGGTTCCTCGACGAAGCGGCCGCTTCTTGTTTGCAGAGTTAACGTCCTTGGGTTGATCACCCCACGGTAAAATTTTCACCCGCTACTACCTTTGGTATCAGCGCCTCCGGCGAAAATGCCTGATTTTAGGCAGTTCCGGCTGGCATGGCCATTGCGAAATCAAACGATAGGCAGCGACGCTGCCTAAAATAATAGAATGGAGGTTTATATGAACAAATACAAAAGACTCGTGCTGGGCGGATTGTTGGCGGGATCCCTTATCGGTCCAACCTCACCGGCGATCGCTCAGTCCTGGGAATTCGTCAACGATCGTTACACCCGTGAAGACTTGATGAACGACCGGAGAGAAGTTCGCCGTGACCAGCGGGTGCTGGACCGCGCCAATGAACAGTTGTTGCTGGACCGAGAAATCCTCGACCGCCATCTCCGCCAGGGAGCCCATCCGCGGACGATTGCGCAGGACCGCGAAAGGGTCCGCGAAGGCGAGGCGAGAGTCCGCCGTGCCGAGGCGGAACTCAGGCACGATCGGCGGGAGCTGGCGGAGAATTACTGGGAGTGGCGACGTGATCGCGACAGCAGGTTCGACTGACGCTTGAGCGTCAGGTCGTCGAAGTTAAAATAGCGGTACAGGCCCGGCCGCCGGATTTCCGGCGGCCGGGCTTTTTATTGCCTCACGGTTGCTCCTTTCGCTTCAGTCGTGCTAATGGTTAAAAACTTTTTCAGTTCAGAGTCCACGGAGGAATCGTCGCGATGGCGAAGAAAAAAGGGCGGAGCACCGCAAGTCCAGCGGAGAAAACAATATCAGATGACGTGCTGTTCGGCGCGCGGGTTCTCCTGCGCGAGCTGGAAGACGTTTACGGCCACGTGAGCGGGCGGCTGCCGCCGGAGTCGAAGCGCGAAGGACTGCTCTTCGCCCGTATGCGCATCGCGCCGAAGCCGCTCGATCCCGACGAAGTCATGGAGCTGGATTTTTCCTGCCGGCCTGTCAAAGGGACGCAGCACGTCTCGGGCGAGACCTTTATCCATACGGAGATCTACAAGGCGCGGCCCGACGTCGGCGGCGTGGTGCACGCGCATCCTTTTCATGCCGTGACGCTGTCGGCGACCGATCGAAAACTGCATACCTTTCATCCGCCCTCCATACCTTTTGGCAAAGGAGTCCCTTATTTTCGCAGCAACCTGATCTATAGCGCAAGCGACGGGCGCGAGGTCGCGGAAACTCTCGGCCAGGGCAAGGCGGTGATCTTGAAAAATCACGGCGCGGTCACGGTCGGGTGCGACGTGGCCCAGGCGGTGGTGATGATGTACTACCTGGAGAAAGCCGCCTATGCGCACCTGATGGCCGGGAAGGAATTGGCTCAGTGGGAGCCCGATGAAACTTACTTGAAGCTATCGGATCAGTCCTACAAATTCGTCTGGCGAACCTGGCATTGGGAGTTGGAGAACGGCGGCGTGATGAACCGCTGGGAGCGGAAGCGTCGCTGAGACATTTGCCCCTTCGTGACCTTCGTATGCAGCCTATACGGTTGCTTGTCTAGCCGGTGAAAGTCCGGTCGCGGGAATTGGTTGTTTGCCCGCGTAGTGATACTCGACACCCCCTTAAGGGGTGACCCAGGAGGTGAAAGCTCGAATGTAAACGCCCTTGC
This DNA window, taken from Candidatus Binatia bacterium, encodes the following:
- a CDS encoding class II aldolase/adducin family protein; translated protein: MAKKKGRSTASPAEKTISDDVLFGARVLLRELEDVYGHVSGRLPPESKREGLLFARMRIAPKPLDPDEVMELDFSCRPVKGTQHVSGETFIHTEIYKARPDVGGVVHAHPFHAVTLSATDRKLHTFHPPSIPFGKGVPYFRSNLIYSASDGREVAETLGQGKAVILKNHGAVTVGCDVAQAVVMMYYLEKAAYAHLMAGKELAQWEPDETYLKLSDQSYKFVWRTWHWELENGGVMNRWERKRR